Proteins from one Oryza sativa Japonica Group chromosome 12, ASM3414082v1 genomic window:
- the LOC4351455 gene encoding probable calcium-binding protein CML36 codes for MMKLAHLFGSSSSSSSSKKENKVSSKKRRSGAKSCSFGSTTSSSSLAASSSDDSAATTPRSVLPTSAAASSSGTKKPAAAAVTREDLEVALRRIVSSKEELAAMLAEADYAGELVLEEIAAAAADEGELKETFAVFDADGDGRISAEELRAVLASLGDELCSVDDCRRMIGGVDTDGDGFVCFDEFARMMMCGRA; via the coding sequence ATGATGAAGCTTGCGCATTTGTTCGgctcttcttcttcgtcttcctcctccaagaAGGAGAACAAGGTGAGCAGcaagaagaggaggagcggcgccaAGAGCTGCTCCTTCGGCTCCAccacgtcctcgtcgtcgttggcggcgTCATCATCCGATGattccgccgccaccacgccgaGATCCGTGTtgccgacgtcggcggcggcgtcctcctccggcaccaagaagccggcggcggcggccgtgacgCGGGAGGACCTGGAGGTGGCCCTGCGGAGGATCGTGTCGAGCAAGGAGGAGCTGGCCGCGATGCTCGCCGAGGCGGATTACGCCGGGGAGCTCGTGCTGGAGGAGATCGCGGCCGCAGCGGCGGACGAGGGCGAGCTGAAGGAGACGTTCGCGGTGTTCGACGCCGACGGGGACGGGAGGATCTCCGCCGAGGAGCTCCGCGCCGTGCTCGCCTCGCTCGGCGACGAGCTCTGCTCCGTCGACGACTGCCGCCGCATGATCGGCGGCGTGGACACCGACGGCGACGGGTTCGTCTGCTTCGACGAGTTCGCCCGCATGATGATGTGTGGCCGCGCGTGA
- the LOC107276886 gene encoding scarecrow-like protein 3 — MFQDDMLSSATSSPASSVYSPSPSPSNGSWVQELSHDQQSVRLIGLLYQCAAEVSAGSFDRANLCLEHITQLASLDAPHALQRLAAVFADALARKLLNLIPGLSRALLSSANSADAHLVPVARRHMFDVLPFLKLAYLTTNHAILEAMEGERFVHVVDFSGPAANPVQWIALFHAFRGRREGPPHLRITAVHDSKEFLANMAAVLSKEAEAFDIAFQFNAVEAKLDEMDFDALRHDLGVRSGEALAVSVVLQLHRLLAVDDGRRHAATGCLTPVQIIARSSPRSFGELLERELNTRLQLSPDASVVSSLSPHSPAAATAAHPTTSTPKLGSFLSAVRSLSPKIMVMTEQEANHNGGAFQERFDEALNYYASLFDCLQRSAAAAAERARVERVLLGEEIRGVVACEGAERTERHERARQWAARMEAAGMESVGLSYSGAMEARKLLQSCGWVGPYEVRHDAGGHGFFFCWHKRPLYAVTAWRPAASRRGHTRS; from the coding sequence ATGTTCCAGGACGACATGCTGTCGTCGGCGACGtcatcgccggcgtcgtcggtgtactcgccgtcgccgtcgccgtcgaacgGGTCGTGGGTGCAGGAGCTGAGCCATGACCAGCAGAGCGTTCGGCTGATCGGCCTGCTTTACCAGTGCGCCGCCGAGGTGTCCGCCGGCTCCTTCGACCGCGCCAACCTCTGCCTCGAGCACATCACGCAGCTCGCGTCCCTGGACGCGCCGCACGCGCTccagcgcctcgccgccgtcttcgccgaCGCGCTCGCGCGCAAGCTGCTCAACCTCATCCCGGGCCTCTCGCGCGCGCTGCTGTCGTCGGCCAACTCCGCCGACGCCCACCTCGTCCCCGTCGCGCGCCGCCACATGTTCGACGTGCTCCCGTTCCTGAAGCTCGCGTACCTGACCACCAACCATGCCATTCTTGAGGCAATGGAGGGGGAGAGGTTCGTCCACGTCGTCGACTTCTCCGGCCCGGCGGCGAACCCGGTGCAGTGGATCGCGCTGTTCCACGCGTTCCGCGGCCGCCGGGAGGGCCCGCCGCACCTCCGCATCACCGCCGTCCACGACAGCAAGGAGTTCCTCGCGAACATGGCCGCGGTGCTGTccaaggaggcggaggcgttCGACATCGCGTTCCAGTTCAACGCCGTGGAGGCGAAGCTCGACGAGATGGACTTCGACGCGCTCCGCCACGACCTCGGCGTCAGGTCCGGCGAGGCGCTCGCCGTCAGCGTCGTGCTGCAgcttcaccgcctcctcgccgtcgacgacgggaGGAGGCACGCCGCCACCGGCTGCCTCACCCCGGTCCAGATCATCGCGCGCTCCAGCCCGAGAAGCTTCGGCGAGCTGCTGGAGCGGGAGCTGAACACGCGGCTGCAGCTGAGCCCCGACGCGTCCGTGGTGTCGTCGCTGTCACCCCACTCCCCCGCAGCAGCAACGGCGGCGCAcccgacgacgtcgacgccgaAGCTGGGGAGCTTCCTGTCGGCGGTGAGGTCGCTGTCCCCGAAGATCATGGTGATGACGGAGCAGGAGGCGAACCACAACGGCGGCGCGTTCCAGGAGCGGTTCGACGAGGCGCTCAACTACTACGCGTCGCTGTTCGACTGCCTGcagcggagcgcggcggcggcggcggagcgcgcgcgcgtggaGCGCGTGCTGCTCGGGGAGGAGATCCGCGGCGTGGTGGCGTGCGAGGGGGCGGAGCGGACGGAGCGGCACGAGCGGGCGCGGCAGTGGGCGGCGCGGATGGAGGCGGCCGGGATGGAGTCGGTGGGGCTGAGCTACAGCGGCGCCATGGAGGCGAGGAAGCTGCTGCAGAGCTGCGGGTGGGTGGGGCCGTACGAGGTGAggcacgacgccggcggccatggcttcttcttctgctgGCACAAGAGGCCGCTCTACGCCGTCACGGCGTGGCGCCCGGCGGCGTCGCGACGCGGCCACACTCGGTCGTAG
- the LOC107277905 gene encoding scarecrow-like protein 3 has product MSASLHRPALASLLQIEAGGCGVLGVFAPGPRLPCRGYHPCRSSSILGSASLTPRRRHISPSGLRIRDVLVELQVVHIVDLSCSAAHPWQWLKLLDDFHGRPGGAPELYLTVLHDDNDFLAEMQSLLSKKAESLEVSFRFISVIGRLETLDFSNLRSTFQIKFGVAVAISCALQMHRLLLVDDNLSSTSIAQLQKMANFTQPKQMASSVCSPASTLNYLQTPSPRTPKLLARLLSAIRALKPNIMVIMEQDADHNALLFRDRFNEVLNYYAALFDCFHAVAAANPGRTDERLRVERMILREEIKNILVCEGVHRHERHERLDQWAMHMEESGFHNVQLSFSAIREGKENLLSFGLKNCQNKEDRGCLLLSWGSTNLYSISVWRQNRGSSSGSREHMLLVQRQIIWPFQ; this is encoded by the exons atgtccgCCAGTCTCCACCGGCCAGCCCTCGCTTCTCTACTTCAGATCGAGGCGGGAGGCTGCGGAGTCCTTGGTGTATTTGCGCCGGGACCCCGGCTCCCCTGTCGCGGCTATCACCCGTGCAGGAGTAGCAGCATTCTGGGTTCCGCGTCACTGACACCGCGGCGCCGGCATATTTCCCCTTCCGGACTCCGGATCAGGGACGTTCTG GTAGAGTTGCAGGTTGTCCACATTGTTGACTTGTCCTGCTCAGCTGCTCATCCATGGCAGTGGCTTAAGCTCCTCGATGACTTCCATGGACGGCCTGGCGGGGCACCTGAATTATACCTTACTGTTCTCCATGATGACAACGATTTCTTGGCCGAAATGCAGTCATTGCTATCTAAGAAAGCTGAATCTCTTGAGGTGTCCTTCCGTTTTATTTCTGTGATAGGCAGACTTGAGACCTTGGATTTCAGCAATCTCCGTAGCACCTTCCAGATAAAATTTGGTGTGGCAGTTGCAATCAGCTGCGCTCTACAAATGCATCGCCTCCTCTTGGTTGACGACAATTTGAGCTCCACCAGCATTGCTCAGCTCCAGAAAATGGCCAACTTCACTCAGCCTAAGCAAATGGCCAGCTCTGTGTGCAGTCCAGCCTCCACACTGAACTATCTGCAGACACCATCCCCTCGTACACCAAAATTGCTGGCAAGATTACTGTCTGCCATCCGAGCGCTCAAACCGAATATCATGGTGATCATGGAGCAAGATGCAGACCACAATGCCCTGTTGTTCCGTGATAGGTTCAATGAGGTACTCAACTACTATGCTGCCCTCTTTGACTGCTTCCATGCAGTGGCTGCAGCTAACCCAGGGAGGACTGATGAACGCTTACGTGTGGAAAGGATGATCCTGAGGGAAGAGATAAAAAACATACTGGTATGCGAGGGAGTCCATCGGCACGAACGGCACGAGAGGCTGGACCAGTGGGCAATGCACATGGAAGAATCTGGGTTTCACAATGTGCAACTTAGCTTCAGTGCCATCAGGGAGGGTAAAGAGAATCTGCTGAGCTTTGGATTGAAAAATTGCCAGAACAAAGAAGACAGGGGCTGCCTTCTACTGAGCTGGGGTTCTACGAATCTCTACTCTATCTCGGTATGGAGGCAAAATAGAGGTTCATCCTCTGGGAGCAGAGAGCATATGTTATTAGTTCAACGCCAAATAATATGGCCATTCCAGTAG